A window of Zingiber officinale cultivar Zhangliang chromosome 5A, Zo_v1.1, whole genome shotgun sequence contains these coding sequences:
- the LOC121981719 gene encoding patatin-like protein 2 — translation MASSSTAVNSTSNNPPPSCGKRITILCIDGGGVRGLIPAKIIEFLEKQLQDLDGGEARIADYFDVISGTSTGGLIATMLAAPGENNKPLFAAKDIADFYLQNSDKIFPQHRAGFLNPALNQLDAFTGPRYDGKFLHSKIRELLGDKKLSQTLTNVVIPTFDIKLLQPIFFSSFETQDIPLKNALLSDICIGTSAAPTYLPGHYFETRDDQGNTRSFNLIDGGVAANNPTLVAMNQVTKQILKSNKDFESYNPVDYSHFLVISIGTGSAKQEERYSAQESARWGLLGWLNNRGKTPIVDIFTQASSDMVDIHASVVFQALESEGQYLRIQDDTLTDVAASVDNSTKENLNNLVRIGENLLEKPVSRVNLETGKSEPVVDGKGGTMSNKERLVHFAQKLSNERKHRHENLASSA, via the exons ATGGCAAGCAGTTCGACTGCAGTCAACTCTACCTCAAATAACCCTCCGCCGTCTTGTGGGAAGAGGATCACCATTCTCTGCATCGACGGCGGCGGGGTTCGCGGCCTCATCCCAGCGAAGATCATCGAGTTTCTTGAAAAGCAACTTCAA GATCTGGATGGAGGAGAAGCGAGAATAGCCGACTATTTCGACGTCATCTCCGGCACAAGCACCGGCGGGCTCATCGCCACCATGCTCGCAGCTCCCGGCGAGAACAACAAGCCACTCTTTGCCGCCAAGGATATCGCTGACTTCTACTTGCAAAACTCTGACAAGATTTTTCCACAGCACAG GGCCGGGTTCCTCAATCCAGCATTAAACCAGCTGGATGCGTTCACCGGACCGAGATACGACGGCAAGTTTCTTCACTCCAAGATTCGAGAACTCTTAGGCGACAAAAAACTAAGTCAAACGTTGACCAACGTTGTCATCCCTACCTTTGACATCAAACTTCTGCAGCCCATCTTCTTCTCATCTTTTGAG ACACAGGATATTCCTCTAAAGAATGCTCTTTTATCGGACATCTGCATCGGCACCTCCGCCGCCCCCACATACCTCCCCGGCCATTACTTTGAGACCCGGGACGATCAAGGCAACACCAGGAGCTTCAACCTCATCGACGGCGGCGTAGCGGCAAATAATCCC ACTTTAGTCGCGATGAACCAAGTGACGAAGCAAATTCTGAAGTCGAACAAGGATTTCGAGTCGTATAACCCGGTGGACTACAGTCATTTTCTGGTGATCTCGATCGGGACTGGATCAGCTAAGCAGGAGGAGAGGTATAGTGCCCAGGAGAGCGCTCGATGGGGCTTGCTTGGGTGGCTGAACAACAGAGGGAAGACTCCCATCGTCGACATTTTCACTCAGGCGAGTTCAGACATGGTGGATATCCATGCGTCAGTCGTTTTCCAGGCACTGGAAAGTGAAGGGCAATACCTTCGCATACAG GATGATACTTTGACTGACGTTGCGGCTTCGGTGGATAATTCAACGAAGGAGAACTTGAACAATTTAGTTCGGATTGGGGAGAATCTGCTGGAGAAGCCGGTGTCGCGGGTGAACTTGGAGACTGGGAAATCGGAGCCGGTGGTGGATGGAAAGGGAGGAACGATGTCGAACAAGGAACGGCTTGTGCATTTTGCACAGAAGTTGTCAAATGAAAGGAAGCATAGGCATGAAAACTTGGCTTCGTCTGCGTGA